In Clostridia bacterium, the sequence TTAAGTGGTAGTTTAGGTAAGGAAGTTAAAATTGAAAAAGCATTACAAGCCAAGGGCTTTCATGATGTCGCGGTAGCTGTGGAAACAGAAGTGATAATGGTGATTATCCCTACTGAAGGATTACGTCAAGATGAAATCGCTAAAATTGCAGATATTGTGATTAAAATTGCCGAATGTGATTTAGAAGATGTTGTAATTGTACCTACAGAAATATAATTCTTTAGATATTAAACCAGTGAAAATAAAGCTTGCATTACTAATTTAAGTAAAATATAATTAGGGTTGCTTAGATCAGCGTAAACTAGGTTGGGCGATTCACCAACGTTTAACTTGGTTACGGTGAAAAATAAGGAGGTGAAAGAGGATGTCACTTAGTGCCGAAAGGAAAAATGAAATTATTAATAAGTATCGTCTTCATGAGCAGGATACAGGTTCTCCAGAAGTGCAAATAGCAATCTTAACCGAAAGAATAAACTACTTAACCGAACATTTAAAGGTGCATACTAAAGATCATCATTCACGGCGTGGGTTGTTAAAAATGGTAGGTCAGCGTAGGCATTTATTAAATTATCTTCGGAAGGAAGACTTGAATCGATACAGAACTCTCATTGAAAGTTTAGGTTTGAGAAGATAAGAGCGGACAACCGCTCTTCTTTTTTGATATTTATTTTTCCAAGGGAAGGAAATAATAAAAGTCATGTAGAATAAAGTCATTGTTTAGGGTTTAATGAAATAAAAATTAGGAGGTTAAAATTTTTAATGGACTATCCAGATTCGATTTTAAAAAAACAACTAGATTTGGCTGGTAGAACATTAGTTATGGAAACCGGCAAAATTGGTAAACAAGCTGGTGGAGCCGTTTTTGTTAGTTATGAGGATACCTGTTTATTAACAACGGCAACAGCTTCAGCTGAGCCGCGGGAGGGTATAGATTTTTTTCCTTTAACGGTTGATTATGAAGAACGTCTTTATTCTGTGGGTAAAATTCCCGGTGGTTTTATCAAAAGGGAAGGACGCCCTAGTGAAAAAGCGATTCTTTCCAGTAGATTAATTGATCGCCCTTTAAGACCTTTATTTCCGGAGGGGTATCGTAATGATGTACAAATTGTGGCTACTGTAATGTCAGTAGACCAGGACAATGCACCTGATGTATTAGCTATTAATGGGGCTTCGGCAGCACTGCACCTTTCCGCAATACCTTTTAAAGAACCAATTGGTGCAGTTATAGTTGGTTGTATTGATGGTGAATTAATTATTAATCCTACTGTAAAGGAGGCGGAAAAAAGCTGCCTGCACTTAGTTGTAGCTGGAACAAAAGAAGCGGTTATGATGGTAGAAGCTGCAGGTGAAGAAGTATCTGAGGACTTGTGTTTAGAAGCAATTTTGTTTGGTCATGAAAAAATTAAAGAAATTGTACAGTTTATTGAGGATTTCCGCAATGAAGCATTAGCTTTAGGAATTGCTAAAGAAAAACAAGTTATCCAGGCACCTGAAATTGATTCCACACTTTGGGAGGTAGTTGAGGAGTTTGCCAAAGCTAATTTGGAAAAGGCATTGGTCAATGAGGACAAGCTAGCTCGTGAAAAGGCTGTCAAAGAAATTAAAAAAGCTACTGAAGAACATTTTGCAGAGCTATATCCAGAAAAACAGTCGGAAATAAATCAGGTTTTAGAAACAATCAGCAGAAAATTTATTCGTAAATTAATTACTGCACAAAAGCGGCGTTTAGATGGGCGAAGTTTAAATGAAATCAGACCAATTACTTGTGAAGTAGGTCTTTTACCGCGAGCACATGGAAGCGGCTTATTTACTAGAGGTCAAACCCAGGTAATGACTGTGGCCACATTAGGTGCTATTGGTGATGAACAAATTTTAGATGGTCTAGGATTAGAAGAATCCAAACGTTATTTACATCATTATAATTTTCCATCATATTGTGTGGGAGAAACTCGACCTATGCGTGGTCCAGGTCGTAGGGAAATAGGACATGGAGCATTAGCGGAACGAGCCCTAGAGACCATGATTCCACCTGAAGAGGAGTTTCCTTATACTATTCGGTTGGTTTCGGAAGTTCTCGAATCTAATGGTTCATCTTCAATGGCTAGTGTTTGTGGAAGTACCTTGGCTTTAATGGATGCTGGAGTGCCAATTAAAGCACCAGTGGCCGGAATTGCTATGGGACTTATTAAAGAAGATGAGCAGTTTTTTGTGTTGAGTGATATCCAGGGAATAGAAGATGCCAATGGGGACATGGACTTTAAAGTAGCTGGAACTAAAAAGGGAATTACGGCGATTCAAATGGATATTAAAATTCCCGGTATCGAAAGAAGAGTCTTAAGCCATGCTTTAGAGCAGGCTAGAAAAGGACGCTTGTTTATTTTGGAAAAAATGTTAGCCATTATTCCTGCTCCGCGAACTGAAATTTCTCCATATGCACCGCGTATTTTTACTACTTCTATTGATCCGGAGAAAATTGGGGATGTAATTGGACCAGGTGGTAAAACTATTAAAAAAATAATTGATGAGACTGGTGCAGAAATTGATATTGAAGATGATGGACGTGTTTTTATTGCAGCCGTAAACAGTCTAGCTGGAGAAAAGGCTCTAAAGATGATTGAACAATTAACCAAAGATGTCAAGGTAGGTGAATTATATACCGGTAAAGTTGTCCGGATTATTAATTTTGGTGCTTTTGTTGAAATTTTACCGGGTAAAGAGGGACTAGTCCATATTTCCCAATTAAAGGAGGAGCGTACTAATCGGGTAGAAGATGTAGTTTCTGTGGGAGATGAAATTTTGGTTAAAGTTACGGAAATAGATCGGCAAGGCAGGATTAATTTATCGCGTAAAGCGGCTCTTCGGGAACAAAAAGCAAAGAATAAATAATTTTTTTAATTCACCCTGCATATAGATTACCGTAAAGAATCTATAAAGGGGTGAATTAAAAAATGCAAATCTTTTATTTTAGTAAGAAGAAAATATTGTTATATTTGTCAGCAATCTTGCTAATATTAGTGGGAATTGTGTGTGGCAGGTGTTTTTTACATTCAGCACAACCAACACTTAATCCTATTTATATTGGGGATACAAAGGAAAAAGCCGTTGCTTTAATGTTTAATGTTGATTGGGGAGAGGAGGTCATACCGGAAATATTAACAGTTTTGGAAGAAAAAGAGGTAAAGGCAACTTTTTTTATCACGGGACGATTCGCTAAAAAGTTCCCAGAACTAGTGAAAACAATAGCTCATGCAGGTCATGAAATTGGCAATCACGGTTATTCACATCCTTATCCCAATAAGCTTAATTTAGAGCAAAATATTCAGGAAATAAAAAGGACGGAAGAAGTATTTAATGAAATAGGTATTGAAATTACTCCCTTATTTGCACCACCTTATGGTGAACATGGTCCGGTAGTGCTGCAAGCAGCTCATCAATTGGCATATAAAACAATTATGTGGACTTTAGATACAATTGATTGGCAGGATCCTGAACCAGAGGTCATTTTAGAGCGGATTTTGCCTAAGGCAGATCATGGTTCATTAATTTTAATGCATCCAAAGGAATGCACCCTTAGAGCCCTTCCTAAATTAATAGATTCACTTAGGAAAGATGATTATTCATTTAAAACAGTTTCGGCAATTATTTGATGTGTAAAGCGAGAAAAATGGCATGAGAAATTGGTTTAATATTATTCTGTTATCTTTTTTGCTTAGTTTTGCTTGGGGTGCAGAAAAAGTGGAGGCTACACCACAAATTAGTGCTGCGGCCGCCATTGTAATGGATGCTCAAACTGGTGAAGTATTATATCAAAAAAATGCTTTTCAACAAAAGGCACCAGCTAGTACAACTAAAATTTTAACTGCAATTTTAGCAATAGAAAGTGGTTTCTTAGATGAAATAGTGACAGTTAGCGAAAATGCCGCTGCTATTGGTGAGGCTTCACTACATTTAAAACCAGGTGATCAACTGTTACTGCGGGAATTAGTTTGGGGGGCTTTATTAAAATCCGGAAATGACGCTTGTGTGGCCATAGCCGAGTTTCTAACACCTAGTGAAATAGAATTTGTGGGATTAATGAATTTAAAAGCACAACTTTTAGGAGCATTTCAGACAACATTTTATAATTCCAATGGTTTACCACATCCATATCATTTGACTACAGCTTATGATTTAGCTATAATCACTCGTTATGCATTACAAAACTCCACTTTTCGGGACATGGTTGCTACTAGGAGCTATCGAATAAAATGGTTAAATTCAGAAAAAACCTTATTCGTAAAAAATACAAACAGACTTTTATGGTCCTATCCGGAAATTACTGGTGTTAAAACAGGTACTACAATTCAGGCGGGAAAATGTTTGGTTGCTTCAGCCTTGTATGGACAATTGCATTTAATTGCAGTTGTCTTAGATTCCCGTAACCGTTATGAAGATGCTTATCGGTTATTGAAATATGGAATTAAAATAAAGGAGATTCAGGTATATGCAAAATGATGATGTTGTTAAAACTCAATTGGAAAATGGAGTAAGAATAATTTCGGAAAAGATTCCGGGTGTACGATCAGTTTCCACTGGGATATGGGTAGGGGTTGGTTCACGTCATGAAAATAATGGACAAGAGGGAACAGCTCATTTAATTGAGCATTTAATGTTTCGTGGGACAAAAAAACGTTCAGCAAGTGATATTGCCACAGCTCTTGATTCGGTTGGGGGACAATTAAATGCTTTTACAACAAAGGAATTTACTTGTTATTATACTAAAACACTTGATGAACATTTTTATTTAGGTTTAGATGTATTGACTGATATGTTTTTTAATTCTACCTTTTCTGAAGAATCGATTGAAAAAGAAAAAAGTGTAATCACTGAGGAAATAAAAATGTATGAAAATACGCCAGATGATTTAATTCATGATTTTTTTATGCAAACTGTTTGGCCAGATCATCCATTGGGGAAACCTATTTTGGGTACCATTGAATCTCTCGAAAATATTCAAAGGGAGGATTTACTAAATTTCTTAAAGGAAAAATATATCCCCGAACGGGTTGTGGTTGTAGTTGTTGGTAATTTAAATCATGAAGAAGTACAAAGTAAGGTACGTGAACTTTTCATTACCCGACAGCCAGATACCAATACTACCCGTTTGGCTTTACCTAAAAGGGCTTCAGGTGCAAGTACACATTTAAAACGTGATATTGGACAAGTCCAAATTTGTCTAGGCACAGATGGTTTATCACAAAAAGATGAAAGACTTTATGTGCTTTATATTCTTAATAATATTTTAGGTGGAGGATTGTCTTCTCGTTTAGTTCAATCTATAAGAGAAGAAAGAGGTTTGGCTTATTCGGTTTTCTCTTACCACAGTACTTTTTGTGATACCGGATTATTTACCTTTTATGCAGGGACAAGTCCTAATAAATATTACGAAGTTATTGATTTATTTATTAAAGAAATTCAACAGGTTGTTCAATATGGTATTACTGC encodes:
- the rpsO gene encoding 30S ribosomal protein S15: MSLSAERKNEIINKYRLHEQDTGSPEVQIAILTERINYLTEHLKVHTKDHHSRRGLLKMVGQRRHLLNYLRKEDLNRYRTLIESLGLRR
- a CDS encoding polyribonucleotide nucleotidyltransferase; its protein translation is MDYPDSILKKQLDLAGRTLVMETGKIGKQAGGAVFVSYEDTCLLTTATASAEPREGIDFFPLTVDYEERLYSVGKIPGGFIKREGRPSEKAILSSRLIDRPLRPLFPEGYRNDVQIVATVMSVDQDNAPDVLAINGASAALHLSAIPFKEPIGAVIVGCIDGELIINPTVKEAEKSCLHLVVAGTKEAVMMVEAAGEEVSEDLCLEAILFGHEKIKEIVQFIEDFRNEALALGIAKEKQVIQAPEIDSTLWEVVEEFAKANLEKALVNEDKLAREKAVKEIKKATEEHFAELYPEKQSEINQVLETISRKFIRKLITAQKRRLDGRSLNEIRPITCEVGLLPRAHGSGLFTRGQTQVMTVATLGAIGDEQILDGLGLEESKRYLHHYNFPSYCVGETRPMRGPGRREIGHGALAERALETMIPPEEEFPYTIRLVSEVLESNGSSSMASVCGSTLALMDAGVPIKAPVAGIAMGLIKEDEQFFVLSDIQGIEDANGDMDFKVAGTKKGITAIQMDIKIPGIERRVLSHALEQARKGRLFILEKMLAIIPAPRTEISPYAPRIFTTSIDPEKIGDVIGPGGKTIKKIIDETGAEIDIEDDGRVFIAAVNSLAGEKALKMIEQLTKDVKVGELYTGKVVRIINFGAFVEILPGKEGLVHISQLKEERTNRVEDVVSVGDEILVKVTEIDRQGRINLSRKAALREQKAKNK
- a CDS encoding polysaccharide deacetylase family protein, with the protein product MQIFYFSKKKILLYLSAILLILVGIVCGRCFLHSAQPTLNPIYIGDTKEKAVALMFNVDWGEEVIPEILTVLEEKEVKATFFITGRFAKKFPELVKTIAHAGHEIGNHGYSHPYPNKLNLEQNIQEIKRTEEVFNEIGIEITPLFAPPYGEHGPVVLQAAHQLAYKTIMWTLDTIDWQDPEPEVILERILPKADHGSLILMHPKECTLRALPKLIDSLRKDDYSFKTVSAII
- a CDS encoding D-alanyl-D-alanine carboxypeptidase encodes the protein MRNWFNIILLSFLLSFAWGAEKVEATPQISAAAAIVMDAQTGEVLYQKNAFQQKAPASTTKILTAILAIESGFLDEIVTVSENAAAIGEASLHLKPGDQLLLRELVWGALLKSGNDACVAIAEFLTPSEIEFVGLMNLKAQLLGAFQTTFYNSNGLPHPYHLTTAYDLAIITRYALQNSTFRDMVATRSYRIKWLNSEKTLFVKNTNRLLWSYPEITGVKTGTTIQAGKCLVASALYGQLHLIAVVLDSRNRYEDAYRLLKYGIKIKEIQVYAK
- a CDS encoding insulinase family protein is translated as MQNDDVVKTQLENGVRIISEKIPGVRSVSTGIWVGVGSRHENNGQEGTAHLIEHLMFRGTKKRSASDIATALDSVGGQLNAFTTKEFTCYYTKTLDEHFYLGLDVLTDMFFNSTFSEESIEKEKSVITEEIKMYENTPDDLIHDFFMQTVWPDHPLGKPILGTIESLENIQREDLLNFLKEKYIPERVVVVVVGNLNHEEVQSKVRELFITRQPDTNTTRLALPKRASGASTHLKRDIGQVQICLGTDGLSQKDERLYVLYILNNILGGGLSSRLVQSIREERGLAYSVFSYHSTFCDTGLFTFYAGTSPNKYYEVIDLFIKEIQQVVQYGITAAELKRAKDQFKGNLLMGLENVSNRMSRLGRNELCLAKIISPTEIIKRVSSVTLDEVHELAHELFGENHFTLSTIGPLDQPLDLQAHLYI